A single region of the Ziziphus jujuba cultivar Dongzao chromosome 10, ASM3175591v1 genome encodes:
- the LOC107410200 gene encoding uncharacterized protein LOC107410200, with product MSRPILLAFLLMILIITSQFEWNQQLAIDLDTTPSISQKQQQISNREESVKEKIILSQEKNIHRLHELVHSLQEQLQQCRNSEKANGTVRPLTEHVIELERQQILED from the exons ATGTCAAGACCTATTTTGCTTGCTTTTCTGTTGATGATACTCATAATTACTTCTCAATTTGAGTGGAACCAACAACTTGCTATTGACCTTGACACAACTCCAAGTATCTCCCAAAAACAGCAACAGATTTCAAACAGAGAAGAATCTGTCAAGGAAAAG ATCATTTTATCACAAGAAAAGAACATTCACCGACTTCATGAGCTTGTTCATAGTCTTCAAGAGCAATTGCAACAGTGCAGGAACAGTGAGAAAGCAAATGGCACTGTAAGACCTCTAACTGAACATGTTATTGAACTTGAACGGCAGCAGATTCTTGAGGACTAG
- the LOC132799594 gene encoding uncharacterized protein LOC132799594: protein MEAGGSSNDNRWGESRCTWSRGEEEALLVLLDEAVASGQRCDTGAFKPGTLNMIERQLAEMCPNSGLRATPHIESKLKKWKKQYGIIYDMLNKSGFGWNDTLKCVEIDSDDAWKAYVQSNPSAKSWRDKPFPIYKRLANIFGNDRATRHGAQTPIDLVNDINMEPDNDQFDDVGSPMSMNQTHSQLPTQSQLRGKRKAQSKDVDIVSGLNNVADKFIDKLATQLDKLEKSDINYPQYLAMELDRLGFPIIDNLKISKAMRSDPSNVEFIASVLVNT, encoded by the exons ATGGAAGCTGGAGGTAGCAGTAACGATAATAGGTGGGGTGAATCTAGGTGTACATGGAGTAGAGGTGAGGAAGAAGCTTTGCTGGTTCTTTTAGATGAagctgtagctagtgggcaacgtTGTGACACGGGAGCATTTAAACCTGGTACACTTAATATGATTGAGCGGCAACTGGCTGAAATGTGTCCTAACTCGGGATTGCGAGcaactccacatattgaatCGAAGCtaaaaaagtggaagaagcaatatggCATCATATACGACATGCTgaacaaaagtggatttggatggaatgacactcttaaatgtgtggagATTGACAGTGACGATGCTTggaaagcatatgtgcag agtaatccaAGTGCAAAAAGTTGGAGAGATAAACCTTTTCCGATATATAAGaggcttgctaatatttttgggaatGATCGGGCAACACgacatggagcacaaactccaattgatttagttaatgatataaatatggagCCTGACAATGACCAATTTGATGATGTGGGTTCTCCAATGTCTATGAATCAAACACATAGTCAACTGCCCACACAATCCCAATTAAGAGGTAAGAGGAAAGCTCAATCGAAGGATGTTGACATCGTTAGCGGGTTAAACAATGTAGCAGATAAGTTTATAGATAAATTGGCTACACAGTTAGACAAGTTGGAGAAGTCTGATATCAACtatccacaatacttagctatggagcttgaTAGGTTAGGATTTCCTATTATtgacaatctcaaaatctctaaggcaatgagatcgGATCCATCGAACGTTGAG TTCATCGCTTCAGTACTTGTCAACACTTAA
- the LOC107410102 gene encoding NDR1/HIN1-like protein 1 has translation MSIKNCGDHHHYKRRKLYRRLLIGAAVFVGVISFAVFLVWVILRPSKPHFVLQDVTVYNFSVSATPPYTLTMTMQITISARNPNDRIGIYYLKLDAFGTYRNQPITLPTLLPAAYQGHHDVSVWSPFLQGDSVPVSPFVQELLGQDLNVGAVLVNVKIDGRLKWKVGTWVSTTYLLNVNCPAYIKFSDRNAASAAVVSVLKFQLAQGCSVETGLA, from the coding sequence ATGAGTATCAAGAACTGTGGCGACCACCACCACTACAAGCGCCGCAAACTCTACCGCCGCCTGCTTATCGGCGCCGCTGTTTTCGTGGGCGTCATCAGCTTTGCGGTGTTCCTTGTTTGGGTGATTTTGCGACCATCAAAGCCCCACTTCGTCCTCCAAGACGTCACCGTTTACAACTTCAGCGTGTCGGCGACGCCGCCGTACACTCTGACGATGACCATGCAGATTACCATCTCAGCCCGCAACCCCAACGACCGCATTGGCATCTACTACCTGAAGCTGGACGCTTTTGGTACGTACCGCAACCAGCCCATCACCCTGCCCACCCTCTTGCCGGCGGCCTACCAGGGCCACCACGATGTCTCCGTCTGGTCGCCCTTCCTGCAGGGCGACTCGGTGCCGGTTTCGCCATTTGTGCAGGAGCTGCTGGGGCAGGATCTGAACGTAGGGGCGGTGCTGGTGAATGTCAAGATCGATGGACGCCTCAAATGGAAAGTAGGCACCTGGGTCTCCACCACCTACCTTTTGAATGTTAATTGCCCGGCTTATATCAAGTTCAGTGACCGCAACGCTGCTTCTGCTGCTGTCGTCTCGGTTCTCAAGTTCCAGTTAGCGCAAGGTTGCTCTGTTGAAACTGGTCTCGCTTAA
- the LOC107409653 gene encoding uncharacterized protein At1g08160: MGDHSRPVTGYPAAPPPPPTSQNPNGYPYPYPPPPPHHQPPYHPNYPSYDPSTAAAARATFLRRFFTAIIAFFIICGSIVFIIWLVLRPRVPQFRVDSLSLSNFNASTASQSISGNWVVGLSVYNPNKKLSLAYDGVVSSIFYKDEFLAQTRIPPLKQGKRNRTAVSASFSATNSFVGDRSLSSISRDNARGTVSFDVRILGRVVFRTGGWTMRRRIFRVLCEDLAVAISNSGGGGRSSGKLVGGGRDCRVGV, translated from the coding sequence ATGGGAGACCATTCTAGACCTGTAACAGGCTACCCAGctgctcctcctcctcctccaacTTCCCAAAACCCCAATGGCTACCCATATCCATACCCTCCTCCACCGCCCCACCACCAACCTCCTTATCATCCTAACTACCCCTCCTACGATCCCTCCACCGCCGCCGCCGCACGCGCCACCTTCCTCCGCCGCTTCTTCACCGCCATAATCGCCTTCTTCATCATTTGCGGCTCTATCGTCTTCATCATCTGGCTTGTCCTTCGCCCCCGTGTTCCCCAGTTCAGGGTCgattccctctctctctccaacTTCAACGCCTCCACCGCTTCCCAGTCCATCTCCGGCAACTGGGTCGTCGGGCTCTCCGTCTACAACCCCAACAAGAAGCTCAGCCTGGCGTACGACGGCGTCGTCTCCTCCATTTTTTACAAGGACGAGTTTTTGGCCCAGACGAGAATCCCTCCTCTGAAACAGGGCAAGAGGAATCGGACGGCTGTGAGCGCCTCGTTCTCGGCGACCAACTCCTTCGTGGGGGATCGGAGCTTGAGCTCCATCAGCCGGGATAATGCGCGGGGGACGGTGAGTTTTGATGTGAGGATTTTGGGGAGGGTTGTGTTTAGGACTGGTGGATGGACGATGAGGAGGAGGATCTTTAGGGTTTTGTGTGAGGATTTGGCGGTGGCTATTTCTaatagtggtggtggtggtaggTCCTCCGGTAAGCTGGTGGGTGGTGGAAGGGATTGCCGGGttggtgtttga